A single window of Methanobacterium sp. DNA harbors:
- a CDS encoding TlpA disulfide reductase family protein yields RGYAVALVVVAGGLVALWGPSPKEVRLPDVQVQDLNGQPRSLASLTGRPVVINLWATWCPPCRREMPVLQAAQQAHPDVHIVLLNQGESAAAVQAYLRSQGLVLRQVWLDPAQRAGATFDQVGLPTTLFFDAQGRLVSRRVGELSAAVLRDRLQAIGVPASP; encoded by the coding sequence TGCGGGGCTATGCGGTGGCGCTGGTGGTCGTGGCGGGTGGGCTGGTCGCGCTCTGGGGGCCATCACCCAAGGAGGTGCGTCTGCCTGATGTGCAGGTGCAGGATCTGAATGGACAGCCCCGATCGCTGGCCTCTTTGACCGGGCGCCCGGTGGTGATCAACCTCTGGGCCACCTGGTGCCCACCCTGCCGCCGCGAAATGCCGGTGTTGCAGGCGGCGCAGCAGGCGCACCCGGATGTGCACATCGTGCTGCTCAACCAGGGTGAGTCGGCGGCGGCGGTGCAGGCCTATCTGCGATCTCAGGGCTTGGTGTTGCGTCAGGTGTGGCTGGATCCAGCACAACGCGCTGGGGCGACCTTTGACCAGGTGGGGTTGCCCACCACGCTGTTTTTCGATGCGCAAGGGCGCTTGGTGAGTCGGCGTGTGGGGGAGTTGTCGGCTGCGGTGCTGCGCGACCGCTTGCAGGCCATCGGGGTGCCGGCGTCTCCCTGA